A region from the Elusimicrobiaceae bacterium genome encodes:
- a CDS encoding Jag N-terminal domain-containing protein, with product MPHKVKVEAKDVSLAIEKGLKKLGLRRDQVEVTVIENPRKGFLGFGARPAIVEVRQKRWVSSNLDAQIYMDVPKKKRSNKGHSSGNRRGRKQEDGAVREIKRGGRRSYGAGRKAENILKTNEKQLLPSLEIQNAVVPEYLQAPLQEAKDFLNNVLAHMDVKAENLNAWWDEKQHRILLTFDCDHPAIVIGKEGKTLESLQYLATLSLSRHFDKPISVIADTQNYWRKAEDKINADLEYGINQIKNGYSVYRFRPMSAQLRRYIHRAAENNEFVITVSEGEGQWRKVTLRPRPADQPVQKENAVSETTLNEATPAEVPAEEQVFVQTPTQVEAVAEATQDTQPETVVEENVPLQQVPAENVETVENIEQEPVVVENEVSATVQTLAPESQSQDQVEQPVSQVENSASSSENESQTDCACGPLFQSVENNENK from the coding sequence ATGCCGCATAAAGTAAAAGTAGAAGCAAAAGATGTTTCTTTGGCTATTGAAAAAGGCTTAAAAAAATTAGGTCTTCGCCGAGATCAAGTGGAAGTGACGGTTATTGAAAATCCGCGCAAAGGCTTTTTAGGTTTTGGTGCTCGTCCGGCTATTGTGGAAGTGCGCCAGAAACGTTGGGTATCTTCTAATTTAGATGCTCAAATCTATATGGACGTTCCTAAAAAGAAACGTTCTAATAAAGGGCATTCCTCTGGCAATAGACGCGGTCGTAAACAAGAAGATGGCGCCGTACGCGAAATTAAACGTGGAGGACGTCGCTCTTACGGAGCCGGCCGTAAAGCTGAAAATATCTTAAAAACGAATGAAAAACAACTTTTGCCGTCTTTGGAAATCCAAAATGCCGTTGTGCCCGAATATTTGCAAGCCCCTTTACAAGAGGCCAAAGACTTTTTAAACAATGTTTTGGCTCATATGGACGTAAAAGCGGAAAACTTGAATGCTTGGTGGGACGAAAAACAACACCGTATTTTGCTCACCTTTGATTGTGATCATCCGGCCATTGTGATCGGTAAAGAAGGTAAAACGTTAGAGTCTTTGCAATATTTGGCTACATTGAGTTTGAGCCGCCATTTTGATAAGCCGATATCCGTTATTGCCGATACGCAAAACTATTGGCGCAAAGCCGAAGATAAAATTAATGCCGATTTGGAATATGGTATCAACCAAATCAAAAACGGCTACAGTGTCTATCGTTTCCGCCCGATGAGTGCTCAATTACGTCGATATATTCATCGTGCAGCAGAAAACAATGAGTTTGTCATTACTGTATCTGAAGGCGAAGGCCAATGGCGTAAAGTGACGTTGCGTCCTCGTCCGGCAGATCAACCCGTTCAAAAAGAAAATGCGGTATCTGAAACAACGCTAAACGAGGCTACCCCTGCAGAAGTGCCGGCAGAAGAACAGGTCTTTGTGCAAACTCCGACCCAAGTTGAAGCAGTCGCAGAAGCCACACAAGATACCCAACCTGAAACGGTTGTTGAGGAAAATGTTCCTCTGCAACAAGTACCTGCCGAAAATGTGGAAACAGTAGAAAATATCGAGCAGGAACCTGTTGTAGTAGAAAATGAGGTCTCTGCTACTGTTCAAACACTTGCCCCAGAATCACAATCTCAAGACCAGGTAGAGCAGCCCGTTTCTCAAGTAGAGAATAGCGCTTCATCTTCTGAAAATGAGTCTCAGACGGATTGTGCCTGCGGTCCCTTATTTCAATCCGTTGAAAATAACGAAAACAAATAA